ACGTGGCGCTCGGTCCCCCTGTGGGATGAGCAATGGCTCTACACGTTGGAGCGCGCCGGTCACAGGACCTGGATATGTGGCTCCACGGGCCGGCTTCTGCGCAGCGATGATCAGGGCGCGAGTTGGCGGGAATCCACAGCTACTCCCTTCAACACTGATGACCGATGCAGGGACCTCTCCTTCATCAGTCCGGACCAGGGATGGGCCATGGGCTCGAATTCCACGCTCTGGGCCACGGAGGACGGCGGCGATACCTGGACGCCCCTGACGCCTCCCTTCCAACTGCTCCGACCCTCTGTCTTCTTCTGGGGCCATTCATCGTCCCCGGAGCTGCATGGAGTCCTGCGACTCACTCGAGACCTGGCCTGGGTCTTGGGCTCCAACGGGCTCTACAAGACGACGGACGGTGGCAGGACCTGGCAGGGGCCCTTCCCCAGTCCGCCGGACGCCCTCCGTGTCTCCGTCACACCGGATGGACGACAGGTGTTGACCCTCACGCCTCCGGAACTGCCGGTTGAACAATGGATTCCTTCCTTCTGGAAGGCCCAGGCCTTCCCTCACGACACGGTGGCTGTCCTTTCACAATCGAGCACGCTCACCACCTATGTCTCAGGCCAAATCGTTCGGGAAGGCCCGATGCTCATGCGAGGGCAGGGAAGGCTGACGCGCCTGGATGGTTCCATTCAACGGAGTGAAAGGCATTGGCTGGGATGGTCAGGGGACCAGGTCGTGGCCACCCATGACGCGGGCCAGAGCTGGTTTCGCCAAGGCAATACTTCAGGCAGGTCAATTCACACGCTGGTGTTGCTTGAGAACGGAATCCTGCTCGCGGAACTCGACGGCGGGCGGCTGCTTCGCTCGAAGGATGATGGGTGGACCTGGGCGCCCGCGGAGAGATGGGAGGCCCATGACTTCACCGTGGCCACAGGCCGGAATCCGGGAACAGAGCATCCACTCGCGTGTCTGCTGGCGACCTCGGATGCCATGCTCCAGATTGAGTTCGAGAGCCGTGGATGCTTCGGAGGTTCGACGAGTGCGCTGGAACTGCGCGTCCGGACCGAGGGGGCGCACTTGAGGGGGAGCCAGGACGGTTACCCGGATGCCATCCTCGTGGACCAGCGCATGGACCGGACCGCGGGTGAACAGCTCCTGCGCAAGCTGGTGGACGCGGCGACGCGCACCGAGCACGGCATGCGCTGTCAGTCGACCACGGCGGCCGAGGTTCGGATGACCTGGTCCTGCGGCTCCGGCCTGTTCAAGGCCTCCCAGCGGGCAAAGCTCACCGGCAGCCTGTGTTCTCCGCTGCGGCAGCGCGCCGAGGGGGCCCCCGAGCCCTACGACCGCGTCGATGGCGTCTTCGATGCCGCCCGGGACGTGCTGGAAGAGGCGGTCTCCCGACCCAGGACCGACGCGCCGGGTGCACATCCGGGCGTGACGCGATAGATGGGTGTCCCGGAGGTTCATCAACGCAATGGACGCGAACGTGGTGGCGGAGCTGGAGAAGGCGGGCGTGAAGGTGGAGGACCCCATGCGCCTGTTCATCCCCGTGGAACGGGACGAACAGGGCCAGGTGAAGCCCGTGGGCGACGAGGTGCCCGTGCGCTTCGGTGACGTCACCGCCCACGTGCGCCTGCAGCCCATCTCCGCGCTGTGGACCGGCAACAAGCAGCCCCCGGACTTCACCCGGCCCCCCTTCCCCGAGTACGAGCCGTTCTTCTTCCTCATCGAGGCCACCGCCGCCGGCTTCTGCCGCGACACGCGCCACGCGGAGGTCGACCAGGAGTTCTCCCAGCTCTACCGGCACCTCGCGCGCCGGCCGGACGGCCACCACAAGAACCCGCTCTTCTCCTACCTGCGCGCCGCCGCCCGCCTGTACCTGTCCCTGCGCGACGTCAGTCAGGCGGAGTTCGAGGCCGTCGCCCAGCGCCTCCACCAGTCCGCCAAACTGCACTCGGGCCACATCGGCAGCACGAACTACTTCCAGGCCGTGCTGCGCCAGGTGATGGGCGCCTGACGCTCCTCGGGGACTCCCACGCGGCGTTTCTGGAATAGGGTGCGCCCTCGCCCGTTCCCGGGCGCCGCCGTGGTCCCTCCCCAGGAGCAAGGATGTTCCGTCCACCGTTGTCGTGGTTCGCCTGTCTGGCCCTCCTGGGTGCGCCCCAGGCCGGGGCCCAGGCCGTCTCCGGGCCTTCCTCGAAGCCCGCCGCTGCCTCCGGCCCCGCCGCGAAGCTGGGCTCGGGCATCCAGGCCCGCACGCTGAAGAACGGGCTCACCGTCATCGTCTGGCCGGACCACGACATCCCCAACGTGGCGCTCGCCAACTGGTTCCGCGTGGGCAGCCGCAACGAGCGCCCCGGCATCACCGGCCTGTCCCACTTCTTCGAGCACATGATGTTCAACGGCGCGAAGAAGTACGGCCCCGGTGAGTTCGACCGCGTCATGGAGGCCAACGGCGGCGCCAACAACGCCTTCACCTCCGAGGACGTCACCGTCTACCTGGACTGGTTCCCCGCCTCCGCGCTGCCCCTCATCCTCGACCTGGAGCAGGACCGGCTCCAGTCGCTCTCCTTCGACCCCAAGGTCATCGAGTCCGAGCGCGGCGTCGTCTACTCCGAGCGCCGCTCGGGCGTGGACAATGACAACAACGGCGCGCTCCAGGAGCAGTTGCAGGCCACCGCCTTCGTCGCGCACCCGTACCAGATCCCCGTCATCGGCTGGCCGTCCGACATCGAGTCCTGGCGCATGGAGGACCTCCAGGCCTACTTCAAGACCTACTACGCCCCCAACAACGCCACGCTCGTCCTCGCGGGCGACCTGGATCCGGACCGCGTCTTCGAGCAGGTGGAGGCCACGCTCGGCACCATCCCCGCGCAGCCCGCGCCGGAGCCCGTGCGCACGAAGGAGCCCGAACAGCAGGGCGAGCGCCGCATCGTCGTGAAGAAGCTGGCGCAGTCCCCGCTGCTCCAGGTCGCCTACCACGGCCTCGCCGCCAACGACCCGGACATCGAGACGCTGGAGTTGCTGGGCCTCATCCTCACGTACGGCGACTCGTCGCGACTGCACCGCAAGCTGGTGGACGAAGCTCGCGTGGCCATCCGCGTCCGGAGCACCACCGCCGGGGGCTTCGACCCGTCGCTCGTCTGGTTCTCCGTGGACCTGACGCCGGGCGGCGACCTGGCGAAGACCGAGGCGCTGCTCAACGCGGAGCTGGCCCGCGTGGTGAAGGACGGCGTCACCGACGCGGAGCTGCGCAAGGCGCGCAACGTGGCGCTGGCCACCTTCTGGCGCAAGCTGGAGACCAACAGCGGCCGCGCCCGCGAGCTGGGCAACGCCGCCACCTTCCGGGGAGACTGGAAGGCCCTGTTCGACGCGCCCTCGCGCTACGAGCAGGTCACCCGCGACGGCGTGAAGGCGCTGGCCGCCCGCATCTTCAACCCCGACCACCGCACCGTGGGCTGGCTCGTCCCCACCACGGCTCCCGCCGCCCCGGCCCACAAGGAGGCCGCGCGATGAACGCTCCCTTCCGTCCCCGCCCGCTGCGCTCCGCCCTCGCCGCGCTGCTGTTCACCTCCGCGTGCGCGACCACGCCCGCGCCCGCTCCCGCCGCCGAGCCCACGCCGCCTCCTTCCGCGCCGGAAGCCCCGGCCCCGCCCGCGCCCGCCGCCCCGCTGTCCCCGAAGGGCGTGACGCTGCCGGAGACGACCTCCGTCACGCTGAAGAACGGCGTGCGGTTGCTGCTCGTGGAGAAGCACGAGCTGCCGCTGGTGTCCTTCAGCGCGTGGCTCAAGGGCGGCGCCGTCACCGACCCCGCCGGCAAGGAGGGCCTGGCCGCGCTCACCGCCGAGCTGCTCCAGAAGGGCGCGGGCTCCCGCAACGCCCAGCAGTTCGCCGACGCCGTGGACGGCGTGGGCGGCGAGCTGGAGGTCGTGCCCGCCCGCGAGGCGCTCGTCCTCAACGGCAGCTTCCAGTCCCGCGACACCGCGCTGATGGTGGAGCTGCTGTCGGACATGCTCGTGCGCCCGCGCTTCGACGCGCAGGAGCTGGAGAAGGCCCGCGCGCTGCGCGTCTCCGAAATCGCCTCCGCCAAGGACGGCGACCCGCGCGCGCTCATCGGCGTGTACTTCAATGCCTTCCACTTCCCCTCGCACCCGTACGGCGGATCCGCGGTGGGCAGTGAGGCGTCGCTGCCGGGCATCAGCCGGAGTGATGTGCTCGGCTGGGCGAAGGCGAACCTGGGCGGGGACCGGCTCATCCTCTCCGTCGTGGGCGACTTCGACGCGAAGCAGCTCGCCGCGAAGCTGGAGTCCGCGCTGGGCGGATGGGCCCCGGCGGCGCAGCCGCTCGCCTCGGTGCCCACCACCGCGCCCACGAAGGGCCGCCACGTGCTGCTGGTGGACAAGCCCGACGCCACCCAGACCTACTTCGCCATCGGCAACACCGGCATCCGCCGCACCGACCCGGACCGCGTCGTGGCGGAGCTGGGCAACACCGTGCTGGGCGGCCGCTTCACCTCGCTGCTCAACACCGAGCTGCGCGTGAAGACCGGCCTCACCTACGGTGCGCGCTCCTCGCTGGCCCTGGCCCTCCAGCCCGGCACCGTCGTCCTCACGTCCTATACCCAGACGGCTTCCACGGGCCGTGCCATCGACCTCGCACTGGACGTGCTCGCGCGCTACCGCCAGGACGGCATGGACGACGCCATGCTGGCCTCCGCCAAGGCCTATGTGCTGGGGCAGTTCCCGCCGACGCTGGAGACCGGCGAGCAGCTGGCCATGAAGCTGTCGGAGCTGGCCTTCTACGGCCTGGACGCACAGGACGTGAACGGGTTCGCGGATGCTGTGTCCGCGTCCACCCGCGACAGCGTGCACACCGTGCTCCAGCGCGTCCTGCCCGCCCAGGAGGACCTGACGTTCGTCCTCATTGGCAAGGCGGAGGCCCTGCGCGACGTGGCCCGCAAGTACGGTCCCGTCACGGAGATGAAGATCTCCGACAAGCGCTTCGCCCCGCCGGCCGCGCCGGGCCGTTAAAGGCAGAGGGAGGTGGGCGCAAACCTTGAATCGCGCCCACCGGAATTATCCCCCAAAAATTAAATAGCCAGGAAATCAGACGCTTCGCGTATAGAAGGCAGCGTCTGGTTTGGGCCGGGACCGGACGGTTATTGCCATTGCCTGTCACGAAGGCCCATCATGTCCTTGCGACGTCTGTCGTTGTTGCTCGTCCCCACCTGCGCGGCCTGGCTGGGCTGCGGGGATGCCGTGCCTCCCTCCGAGGAGGTGAACCCTCCCGAAATCGCCACGGACCCCCGCGAGGGGACGGCGGTCATCATCAACGAGGACATGCCGCCGGGCTGTGGTGAGCCCGATGCGGGCACCGGCCCGGTGGACACGGGCACGTCCGTGCTGGTGACGGCGGACACGCGGTTCCACTCCGCCGCCGGGGTGACGGTCGTTCCCCAGAACCTGGCCGGCAGCGACCTGGAGATATTGGTCCCCAACGGCGTCGACTTCGACCGGTACACCGGCACGCCGGTGGCCGGGGGCATGCGCTTCGACAACGTTCCGGACGGCGAGTACTTCCTGCGCTCGAACCGGCACTACTTCCTGACGCGCGAGCGCCACTTCGACCTGGGCGTCAACCGCATCGGCCGGCCGGACGCCGTCTATGTGCCTGTCACCGGGAACCCTGTGTCGGCGGAGCTCTTCAACCTGGATCCCTGGCAGAACTACACGTCCATCTCCGAGCCGGGCACCACCGTGCAGCTCATCAGCGCGGACGTGAACCTCTACAGCACGATGTTTCTGGAGGCCCAGACCGGTGACACGTCCATCGTCGAACCGGACGCCTCCGCGAGCTTCAGCACCGGCTACGGAGCGCCTGTCCTGGATGCGTCGAAGGGCGACCGCATCTACGTGAACCAGCTCAACTCCGTGCAGGCCGGCACGCTGCCGAGCGGCGGGACGCTGGCGTACCAGTCCGTGGTGAGCAGCGCGCACCTGCCGTCGTTCTCGTTCACGCCGGACGGCACCACCTCGCTGCCGCTGACGGCCACGTTGGCGCCCGTGACGCAGACGCCGTTCTCCATGGAATGGCGCCTGAGCGAGTTCGCCCGTTGGAGCTCGGACGCGAACCCCAGCGGCATCCTCAGCAATCCCTCGCTGTCACTGGTGCCCGCGCCGTTCGGCTACCAGCACGGCTGGGTGGGCTACCAGGGAGAGCTCTTCAACATGTGGCTGCCGCGCGGCGAGACTGGCGTCATCGCGAGCCGGCTCGCCTACGGCAATCCCTATCCGTCCAACTGGGGCGTGGTGGGCACCGCCGGCTATGCGTTCCGGTCCGCGACGTCCGTCACCGTGGGGAGCCGGATCCACTACCCCAGCGGCAACATCTTCGTCACCGACCGGCTGGACCGCCTCATCGCCGGTCCCCTCCAGCCCTCCCTTTCGCCGCCGCGGGACCTGCGCATCGACGGCGTGGATGCCTATGTGTCGCGCGTCGTGGGCTCCAACCAGCCCGTCATCGACTGGCGGGCCCCCGTCATGGGCACGCCCCGGCACTACACCGTGTCCGTCATCCAGCTGATTGGCACCTACACGGTGGCCAACCCGACGTTCCGCTTCTACGTGCCCGGCGACCGGACCCAGGTCCGCCTGCCGCCGGGCCTGCTGCTGCCCGGGACGACCTACTATGTGCGCGTGGCGGCGGACGGCTCGCCGAACTACGAGCCCTCGCGTGCCCCGTACGTCACCGCGGAGCTGCTGCCCACCGTCACCGCGGACACGTTCAGCGCCGTCTTCACCACGCCGTAGCCCCGGCGTGGCGGCCCGCTACCGCGCAGGCTGGCGGTGGCGGGCCATGCACTGCTGGTAGCGGGCGTCCACCGACTTCGCGAACCACGCGGTGGAGCGCTGCCCGCTCAGCTTCACGCTCTTGAGCGTCACCTGGGGCAGTTGGGCGTAGGCGGGCGCCTGGCCCGTGCGGTTCGCGTACACGCGCTTCACCGCCAGGTACGTGTCCGTCTTCTCGAAGTCCGCCGTCTTCTCCTCCTTCACGTCCCGGCGCACCCGGCGCTCGCTCAGGTCCGGCGCGTAGCGCTGACGGAAGAGGAGCAGCGCCTTGAGGCTCTGGCTGTCCTCGCCGCGCGGCTCACCGTCCTTGTCATACAACTGGAGGTCGCCGTCGGTCGCCAGGGCGACCCCGGTGAGCCGACTGACCTGGGCCTGGAGCGCCGCGTTGCGCGAGCTGTAGACGCCGCTGTTGTAGTCCGCGAAGCGGTAGAGCGGTGCGTCGTACGCGGCCTCGAAGCCCAGGAGCCGGGCGGTGCCGTAGCGCACGCCGCCCGCGCGCGTGTAGAGCGACTCGCGCACCGCCACCGGATCCGCGTCCGGGCCCGCCTTCTCCACCGCGTAGCGCACGCTGACCTGCATGGAGCCCGCGGTGGTGACGGGGTTCTGCCCCGCGAACGAGGACGGACCGAACAGCGAGCTGGCCAGGTCCGCGGCCGCGTACGCCGCCGGGTACTCCTCTTCGTAGTACGCCAGCATGTCCCGGAAGAGCCGGTCCAGGTCCCGCTCCGTGCGCAGGGTGTCCAGCCGCGCCCCGAAGGTGCGCTTCGCCCCCTTCGGCTGCGCCGCCAGGACGTCCGCCAGGAGCCGCCGCCCCAGGGGACCCAGCCGTCCCGCCGTGCCGTCCAGCTTCTGACGCACCATCTTGGGCAGCCCCGGCACCGCGGGGTCCGCCTGGAAGCCGGACTCCTGCTCGATGATGGCCAGCACCTGACACACCTCCGGTGCCGCGGCGGGGATCGACTCCGCGTCCAGGGCCGCCAGCACGTCGCCCGCCCAGCCCTCGCGCTCCGCCCCCTTCACCTTCGCGGGCAGCAGTCGCGCCACCTGCGCCACCGACAACGTGGGCGGCGCGGGCACCTGCGTCACCACCGGCGCGCGGGACGCGCAGGCCGTGAGCGCCAGCAGCACCCCCACGCACAGCCCTCCAGTCCACCGGCGCCCGGCGCCCCGCGTCATGTCAGCCCCCTGATTCATCCTTCCGCCCGTCTCATGAAACATTTTTTGAGACATCCCGGGGACAGGTCCGTTCCCTCGGGAGAGCCGGTGAAGAGCTGCAAAGTCGTTGAAATTTTACAGAACAGCAATTCAGGCTTTCTCTGCTTGGTCGGACGGGCTGGCGAAAGTAGCTAAACGTACTTTCGCCAAAAAGTAGTTGCTCTGATGATTTCAAGTGTGTCACGTATCATCCCGCTGTTTCTTCATGGAGGTATCGCGTTGGCTCATCGACTGTTGAAGACGATTGGCGCGGCCTGGCTCGGCGTGGCTCTGACGGCGTGCGGTACGCAGGGTTCCACGGGTGACGAGGCCCAGGCGCCTGAGCAGGGGCGGTCGGGCGAGGACATCCAGAGCACGCTGAACGCGCTCAACGGCGCGCAGGTGCTCGGCGTGCACGCGGACGGCATCCCGGACAGCATCCGGGGCGAGCTGGGCCGGGTGGAGTGGACGCTGAACACGCTGGACGCGAGCCGCCAGGCCATCGCGGGCGTGGCCCCGGCGTTCCGGCTGAACGCGGACGACATGGTGCTGCGCAAGTCGAGCACCGACGAGCAGGGCAACCAGCACCTGCGCTTCACGCAGACGAAGAACGGCCTGGAGGTCGTCGGCGGTGAGCTGGTGGTGCACGTGCGTCCGGACGGCACGGTGTTCCGCGCCAACGGCTCCGCGCGCGACGGCCTGAACGTGTCGGCGCTGCCGCGCATCGCGGCCGCTTCCGCGCGCGAGGCCGCGCTGAGCGCGACGGTGGGCACGGGCCTGGAGGCCCAGGGTGCTCCCCGCCTGGTGTACGTGCGCACCGAGGAAGGCGCGCTGCGCCTGGCGTACGAAGTGACGGTGACGGGTGAGAACGACCTGATGCCGCTGCGCGACCGCGTCTACGTGAGCGCCCAGGACGGCTCCGTCGTGCTGCGCGCCCCGCAGATCCACTCCGCGCTCAACCGCAAGGTCTACAGCGCGAACAACGGCACCAGCACCCCGGGCACGCTCAAGCGCAGCGAGGGCGGCGCGGCCACCGGTGACTCGCATGTCGACATGAACTACGACATGCTGGGCTACACCTACAACTGCTACAAGACGCTGTTCAACCGCGACTCGCTGAACAACGCGGGCACGGCGCTCATCAGCACGGTGCACTACAGCCGCAACTACGTGAACGCCTACTGGGACGGCACCCAGATGGTGTACGGCGACGGCGACGGCGTGAACTCCATCGAGCTGGGCAAGGACGCGGACGTCACCGTCCACGAGCTGACCCACGCCGTGACGGAGTACGAGTCCAACCTCACGTACTCCGGCCAGTCCGGCGGCCTCAACGAGGCGATGTCCGACACGTTCGGCGCCATCTGCGAGAGCTGGGCCTCCGGCACGTGGAGCACCGCGGCGGACATCTGGATGGTGGGCGAGGACGTCTGGACGCCGGGCACGGCGAACGACGCGCTCCGCTACATGGACGACCCGGCGAAGGACGGCGCGTCCAAGGACTGGGCGGCCAACGTGACGTCCGGCACGGACGTGCACTACAGCTCTGGCGTGCCGAACCTGGCGTTCGCGCTGCTCTCCAAGGGTGGCACGCACCCGCGCGGCCGCAGCAGCATCGTCGTGCCGGCCATCGGCGTCGAGAAGGCCGGCCGCATCTGGTACAAGGCCAACACCGACATCTACACGGCGGGCACGACGTTCGCGCAGGCCAAGACCTGGACCATCCAGGCCGCCGCGGACCTGGGCTACGACCAGGCCACGCAGGACGCGGTGAAGGCCGCCTGGGAAGCGGTGGGCGTGGGTGGCACTGTGACGCCCCCGACCTCCACCCCGCTGACCAACGGCACGGCGGTGACCGTGGCCGACTCCACGGGCAACAACAAGTACTTCTCGCTGGTGGTCCCCTCGGGCGCCACGGCCCTGACGTTCACCATCTCCGGTGGCACGGGTGACGCGGACCTGTACGTGAAGTTCGGCTCGGTGCCGGACGCGTCCACCTACGACTGCCGTCCGTACGCCGGTGGCAACTCGGAGACGTGCACCATCACCAACATCCAGGCGGGCACCTACTACGTGATGCTGAACGCCTACGCCACGTACTCGGGCGTGTCGCTGAAGGGCTCCTACACCACCGGCGGTGGCAGCGGCGGCAACGTGCTGCAGAACAACGTCCCGGTGACGGGCATCTCCGGCGCCTCCGGCTCGTTCACCAACGAGTGGATCACCGTGGACGTGCCGGCGAACAAGACGGTCACCATCGCCACCTCCGGCGGTACGGGTGACGGCGACCTGCACGTGAAGTTCGGCTCCTCGCCGACGACCACGTCCTACGACTGCCGTCCCTACAAGTCCGGCAACGCGGAGACGTGCACCATCACCAAGGCGACCGCGGGCAAGTACTACGTGAAGATCCGCGGCTACAGCGCCTACTCGGGCGTGACGCTCAAGGCGAGCTGGTAGTCGCATCCGCATCCATCCCGGCTCCCTTCGCGTGAAGGGAGCGCGGGACGAAGACAGGCACCCGGGGAGCCCTCAAGGCTTCCCGGGTGTCGTCGTTTCAGGTGTTGGAAGGAGCGAGCGGGCTAGCGCCGCACCTGCACGTCGCGCGCGACGGTGCGGCCGCCCATGAGGACGAACTGGGCGCGCACCGGGGTGCCCTCCTGGATTTCCTTGAGGGGCACGCGCTGGCCCTGGCGCAGGCCGCGGCTGCGCTGGTCGAGCTGGAGCTCGTAGACGGTGCCTTCACCGTCGCGCACGTGCAGGGTGTTCCTGCCCACGCGCGTCACCCGGCCGCTCACCGTGCTGGACGCGATGATGACCTGCTCCAGCGGACGGTTGGCGGAGGTGTCCGTCACCGCCGCCTGCGCCGCCTTGGCCGCGCCCTCGTACCAGGACTCGTCGTCACTGGCCTGCACGGCCTGGGCGCCAATCATCACGCGGCCCTCGGCGGGCGCCTGCGTTACGGGCGCGCCGTCCGGGGTGGCCTGGGCCTGCCGCCGGGCGTTCGCGTTCGCCGGGGCGGCCTGCGGGGGCCGCTGCTGCGCATTCGCCTGTGGGGCATTCGGGTTCGCCTGGGTGTCCTGGCGGGCCGGAGCCCGCGCCGTGGTGCCCTGCGCGGGTTCATTGACGCGGGGGCCTGGCAGCGGCCGGGCACCGGGCGGAGGCGGCGCCGTGTCTGGAGGCACCCGCGCGTTCGCCGTGGGCAGCGCGTCGCCGCTGGGGGCGCGGTCGCCGTCCACCGTGTTTTGCGCCAGCGCGGGCGTGGCCGGCACCAGCAGTCCGCCGCTCGCGGAGTCCCGGGACTGCATCGTCGCCGGGGCCGTTGGCACCGCGTCCACGGTGTCATGCTGCTGACAGCCGGAAGCGAGCGAGCACAGCCCCACCATCCCCAACCACATCCAACGTCCACCCATCCGCCAACCCTCCCGCAGGCGAACCTGCGGACGACCCCCTGCCGTTGCAAGCGTCCAACGTGCGGCGGGGTGTTGGCTTCTGGATGGCGGAGGCCTATGCGGGGAACGTGGCGGCCACGGCGCGCACGTGCTCGCGCACCAGCGCCCTGGCGGCGAGCAGCTCCGCCGCGTCCGAGGGCGTGTAGCCCAGGCACAGCACCACGTCGTCCTCGGGGGCGGCGCGCGTGCCCAGCGCCGCGTAGTCGAGCGAGCGCGGGGTGGGTTCACCTTCCGCGTCATGGATGAAGCGGCCGAACACGGTGGCCTGTCCGTCGCGGCCGGGCGCCGTCTCCTTCAGGGCGAAGAGGCGGCGCACGGCGGCGAGCGACTCGGGGCACTCGCGCAGGCGGTCCGGGGACGCGGGGCCTCCCAGCTCCCACTCGAGGAGCTTCAGGCAGCCGCGCACGAACTCCACGTCGGTGATGACGAGCCCGTACAGGTACCAGTCCGCGCACGCGGCCTGGACCAGGCGCGCCTGGGCGTCGGTGAGCCAGCCGAAGGACGGACAGGTGAACGTCTCACAGATGGTGGCGCGGTAGACGCCGCAGTCGCGCAGGTCCGTGCCTCCCGTCACCAGCGGGTGGCCCAGGCAGCCCACGCGCTGGTGCTCCGCGTCCAGGAAGCCCAGCAGGGGACACACCCGCACGATGGGGAAGAGCGCGGGGGCGTTCCGGTTCGCGGTGAGCTCTCGCGCGGCCTCGGCGTAGGCCTCGGGCGTGTGGGGCGTGCGGGAGAGCCGCTCCGTCTGCGTGGTGAGCCTGCGGGTCAGCGCCGCGCGCGAGTGGTCCCGGAAGTTGTAGAGGCCGCAGCAGGCGCCGCATGACGCGCCCGCGCCGGGCTGGCACAGGTGGAAGGAGACGGACATGTCAGAACCAGTCCGGGCGCATGCGCGCGTAGGAGTCCTCGCCCGTGCGGCACAGGTGGGCGAGCAGCGGCACGCGCGGCACCTCCACCGCGAACCAGTACTGCGCGGTGGCGAGCTTCCCCTCGTAGAAGGCGGTGTCCTCCGGCGAGGGCGCGCGAGAGAGGCCCTCCTTCGCGGCGGCTGCCTGCGCGAGCCAGCGCCACGCCACGGCCACCACGCTGAAGAGCTCCAGGAAGTCCGTGCTGTGGCGGAGCATCACGTCCACTTCGCCCGCCATGCCGCGCGCGCCCAGCTCCAGCGTGAGGGACGCGGCCTGCTGGAGCGCGTCCTCCAGGGCCTCGCTCCACGCGGGCTCCACGCCCGCCGCGCGGGCGCGGGCGGTGGTGGCGCGCACCTCCTCGTCGAGCGCCTGGAGCGCGGCGCCGCCCTCCGCCACCGCCTTGCGGCCGAGCAGGTCCAGGCCCTGGATGCCGGTGGTGCCCTCGTGGATGCTGTTGAGCTTCTGGTCGCGCAGCCACGCCTCCGGGAGGTACTCGCTGGAGTAGCCGTAGCCGCCGTGGATCTGGAGCGCGAGCGCGTTGGATTCGAAGCCCCTCTCCGCGGGGAACGTCTTGGCGATGGGCGTGAGCAGGTCCAACAGCAACTGCGCGCGCTTGCGCGTGGCTTCATCCGGGGCGTGGTGGGAGAGGTCCGCCTGCGTGGAGGTGGTGAGCAGCAGCGCGAGGCCGCCCTCCACGATGGCCTTCTGGCGCAGCAGCATGCGCCGCACGTCCGCGTGCTCGATGATGGGGGACTGGGCGCGCGTGGTGTCGCGGAGGCCGGCGGGGCGTCCCTGGGGGCGCTCTCGCGCGTAGGCGAGCGACTCCTGGTAGGCGACGGCGGCGGTGGAGACGCCGTTGAGGCCCACCATGATGCGCGCCTCGTTCATCATCTGGAACATGCACGCGAGCCCGCGTCCGGGCTGGCCCACGAGCCAGCCGTGACAGTCCTGGGCTTCGCCGAAGTTGAGGACGAGGCTGGGCAGGCCGCGCCAGCCAATCTTGTGGATGACGCCGGCCACCTGGACGTCGTTGGGGACGAAGGTGTCCCCCTGGGGCCTCTTCGCGGGCACGGCGAAGAGGGACACGCCGCGCGTGCCGCCCTCCGCGCCCTCGATGCGGGCGAGGGTGAGGTGCACGACGTTGTCGGTGAAGTCCTGGTCGCCGCCGCTGATGAAGATCTTCGAGCCCTGGAGCCGGTAGGAGCCGTCCGGCGCGGGCGTGGCGCGCGTCTTCACGTCCGCGAGGCTGCTGCCGGCCTGGGGCTCGGTGAGGGCCATGGTGCCGGTCCACTCGCCGCGGTACAGCCGGGCCATGAAGGTCTCGCGCAGGAAGGGCGTGCCGAAGACCTCCAGCAGGTGCGCGGCGCCAATCGTGAGGCCCAGGTAGCCATAGGCGCTGAGGTTGGCGGCCATGAGGTAGGCGCTGGCCACGGCGTGCACGGTGAGCGGGAGCTGCTGGCCGCCGACGTCGGGAGGGCGGG
The sequence above is drawn from the Corallococcus sp. NCRR genome and encodes:
- a CDS encoding DUF1615 domain-containing protein, which codes for MTRGAGRRWTGGLCVGVLLALTACASRAPVVTQVPAPPTLSVAQVARLLPAKVKGAEREGWAGDVLAALDAESIPAAAPEVCQVLAIIEQESGFQADPAVPGLPKMVRQKLDGTAGRLGPLGRRLLADVLAAQPKGAKRTFGARLDTLRTERDLDRLFRDMLAYYEEEYPAAYAAADLASSLFGPSSFAGQNPVTTAGSMQVSVRYAVEKAGPDADPVAVRESLYTRAGGVRYGTARLLGFEAAYDAPLYRFADYNSGVYSSRNAALQAQVSRLTGVALATDGDLQLYDKDGEPRGEDSQSLKALLLFRQRYAPDLSERRVRRDVKEEKTADFEKTDTYLAVKRVYANRTGQAPAYAQLPQVTLKSVKLSGQRSTAWFAKSVDARYQQCMARHRQPAR
- a CDS encoding M4 family metallopeptidase, which encodes MAHRLLKTIGAAWLGVALTACGTQGSTGDEAQAPEQGRSGEDIQSTLNALNGAQVLGVHADGIPDSIRGELGRVEWTLNTLDASRQAIAGVAPAFRLNADDMVLRKSSTDEQGNQHLRFTQTKNGLEVVGGELVVHVRPDGTVFRANGSARDGLNVSALPRIAAASAREAALSATVGTGLEAQGAPRLVYVRTEEGALRLAYEVTVTGENDLMPLRDRVYVSAQDGSVVLRAPQIHSALNRKVYSANNGTSTPGTLKRSEGGAATGDSHVDMNYDMLGYTYNCYKTLFNRDSLNNAGTALISTVHYSRNYVNAYWDGTQMVYGDGDGVNSIELGKDADVTVHELTHAVTEYESNLTYSGQSGGLNEAMSDTFGAICESWASGTWSTAADIWMVGEDVWTPGTANDALRYMDDPAKDGASKDWAANVTSGTDVHYSSGVPNLAFALLSKGGTHPRGRSSIVVPAIGVEKAGRIWYKANTDIYTAGTTFAQAKTWTIQAAADLGYDQATQDAVKAAWEAVGVGGTVTPPTSTPLTNGTAVTVADSTGNNKYFSLVVPSGATALTFTISGGTGDADLYVKFGSVPDASTYDCRPYAGGNSETCTITNIQAGTYYVMLNAYATYSGVSLKGSYTTGGGSGGNVLQNNVPVTGISGASGSFTNEWITVDVPANKTVTIATSGGTGDGDLHVKFGSSPTTTSYDCRPYKSGNAETCTITKATAGKYYVKIRGYSAYSGVTLKASW
- a CDS encoding acyl-CoA dehydrogenase; translation: MSVPRPNPLLSDRDVDFQLYEALDTAALCALPAFQEHSRDTFALLLDSTRRFAREVLAPTYRPMDAAPPVFEHGRVRVHPAMRSLYAGMVDLGLLTATRPPDVGGQQLPLTVHAVASAYLMAANLSAYGYLGLTIGAAHLLEVFGTPFLRETFMARLYRGEWTGTMALTEPQAGSSLADVKTRATPAPDGSYRLQGSKIFISGGDQDFTDNVVHLTLARIEGAEGGTRGVSLFAVPAKRPQGDTFVPNDVQVAGVIHKIGWRGLPSLVLNFGEAQDCHGWLVGQPGRGLACMFQMMNEARIMVGLNGVSTAAVAYQESLAYARERPQGRPAGLRDTTRAQSPIIEHADVRRMLLRQKAIVEGGLALLLTTSTQADLSHHAPDEATRKRAQLLLDLLTPIAKTFPAERGFESNALALQIHGGYGYSSEYLPEAWLRDQKLNSIHEGTTGIQGLDLLGRKAVAEGGAALQALDEEVRATTARARAAGVEPAWSEALEDALQQAASLTLELGARGMAGEVDVMLRHSTDFLELFSVVAVAWRWLAQAAAAKEGLSRAPSPEDTAFYEGKLATAQYWFAVEVPRVPLLAHLCRTGEDSYARMRPDWF